The Patescibacteria group bacterium DNA window GTGGCCTTGGGCAGGTTCAATTTATGGATGGTCGTCCTAATCGGCGCTTTGGGCAATTTGGCCGGATCGCTTTTGGCTTATGCCGTGGGTTATTGGGGTCAGGATAAAATTGTGAGAATCTTGATTGTCAAATACGGCCGTTATTTTTTAATTTCCGAACACGAATATGATCGGGCGCAAAAATGGTTTTTAAAATACGGAGAGATCATTGTTTTTGCCAGCCGCATGCTGCCTGTCGTCCGGACCTTCATTTCCCTGCCGGCCGGTATCGCCAAGATGAATTTAACCAAATTCATTCTCTACACGACCATCGGTTCTTTTTTCTGGTCGCTGGTTTTAACCTCTGTCGGCATGATTTTAGGCCAAAATTGGCAGTCTTTGGAAGTCTATTTTCGGCAATTTGATGTTTTGATTGTGGCAGGACTGACGGTTGGGGGGTTGTTTTATCTTTACCACAAATACAAGCAATTAAAAAAGCGTTAAATTAATATTTACGAATGACGCCGACGACTTTGCCCTGTATTTTTACCTCGGTAACATAAATAGGCGACATCTGCGAGTTGGCCGGCTGCAATCTGATTCGTCCCTCTTCAAAAAAGATTCTTTTTAAAGTGGCCAAACCGTTTCTCAAAACGGCCACGACGATATCGCCGTTTTGAGCGTCTTCCTGATGCTGGATAACGACATAATCGCCGTCGAAAATACCCTCTTCGATTAAAGATTGGCCTTTAACCTGTAAAATATAAGACGGCTTTCCCGAAGAAAGCAAACTCGGGGCGACGGAAAAATAAAGATTGGGGTCAGTGTGGGGTTCCAGAGGCTCTCCGGCAGCAATAAAACCCAAAACCGGCAATTCGACCGCTACCTCTTCTTGAGTATTGTTTGGTTTGCCGGCTCGGCTTATCAGTTCAATGCCTCTTTTGGTCCCGGTCGTTAATTTAATAAAGCCCTTTCCTTCAAGACTTCTTAAATGTTCATAAATCGTGGCGACCGCCCGAACCCCAACGGCATCAGCCATTTCCTGAAGTGTCGGAGCAAAACCGTATCTTTGAATAAATTGCCCAATAAAATCCAAAAGATGTCTTTCTTTACTGTATAAAATAGGAGGCATATACCTATAAAAAACCATAAAAAACCCGAAATGTCAAGATCATCAAACTATGATAAAATAGAACAATGATGTTTAAGTTGCGTTCTTCTTTTAAGCCGATCGGCGACCAGCCGCAGGCCATTAAAGGCCTAATTGACGGCCTTAAGAAAGACTATTCTGATCAGGTTCTTCTGGGTGTGACCGGTTCCGGGAAAACCTTTACCTTGGCTAATGTCATCGCCCATCTTCAAAAACCGACTTTGGTTATTTCCCATAACAAAACTTTGGCCGCCCAGCTTTATCAGGAATTTCGCGATTTCTTTCCCCAAAACGCCGTTTCTTATTTTGTTTCTTATTATGATTATTATCAACCGGAATCATATCTTCCCCAAACCGATACCTATATCGAAAAGGAAACGGAAATCAACGATTTAATCGATAAGCTAAGGCTTCAGGCAACGACGAATTTAATGACCAGAAAAGATACGATTATTGTGGCTTCGGTTTCATGTATTTACAATATCGGCTCGCCGAAAGAATACGGTCATTTTGTTCTTAATCTTGAATTAGGCCAAAGTATCGAAAGAGAACAAATTTTAAAAAAATTGGTAAGGCTTCAATATGAAAGATCGGACTATGTCTTTATTCAGGGAACTTATCGTGTCAGAGGAGAAACTTTGGATATTTTTCCGGCTTACGAAGATTTTGCTTACCGTGTGGAATTGGAAAACGCCCGGGTTAAAATGATTTCTAAAATTGACCCTTTAAATAGTCAGAAACTTAAAAGTGCCAAGGCAGAAGTTAAAACTCTGGTTATCTATCCGGCCAAACATTATATGACTGACCCGGAAACAACGGAAAAATCTTTTGGTCAGATAAGGGAAGATTTAGAAAAACAGTTGCAAAAATTTAAAAAAGAAAGAAAATTTTTAGAAGCCCAAAGGCTTAAAAGCCGGGTTAACTACGATTTGGAAATGATTAAGGAAGTGGGTTTCGTCAACGGCATTGAAAATTATTCAAGATATTTCGACGGTAGGCAAGCAGGAGATCCGCCCTTTACCCTTTTGGATTATTTTAACGAGCCTTATAAAAAAGACTGGTTATGCGTGATTGATGAATCTCATATGACGGTGCCGCAACTTAACGGCATGTATCGTGGTGACCGCTCGCGCAAGGAAACCTTAATCAATTTTGGTTTTCGACTACCCGCGGCTTTGGATAACCGGCCCCTGAAATTTGACGAATTTACAAGACGTCTTCCTCAAACCATTTACGTTTCCGCCACCCCTTCTCCTTGGGAAATCAGCCGTTCTCAACAGGTTGTCGAACAACTGATAAGGCCGACCGGTCTTTTGGATCCGGAAATTATTCTTAAAGAAAGCCAGGGACAAATTGATGATTTAATCCAAAGAATTGACGAAAGAGTTAAAGCCGGTGAAAGAGTTTTGGTGACGACCTTAACAAAAAGAATGGCAGAGGATTTAGCTGCCTATCTGGAGGAAAGAGGCACCAAAGTTCATTATCTTCATGCGGACGTTGAGACTTTGGACCGAACGGACATTCTTGATGACTTAAGAGAGGGAAAATATGATGTTTTGGTTGGTATCAATCTCTTAAGAGAGGGTCTTGATTTACCGGAAGTTTCGCTGGTGGCCATTCTGGATGCTGATAAGGAAGGTTTTTTACGTTCGGAAACAAGCTTAATTCAAACCATGGGCCGGGCGGCCCGTCATCTTCACGGACAAGTTGTCATGTACGCTGATAAAATTACCGGATCAATGCAACGGGCCATTGATGAGGTTGGGCGCCGGCGAAAAAAACAATTGGCTTATAATCTAAAATTTAAGATCACACCTGCGTCAATTAAAAAACCCATCAGGGAAAAATTAGTCAAAAGACCCAAAATAAAGGAAGAAAAGGAAAAACTTTCTAAAATTGAAGTTGACCAGCTGACGCCTGAAGATAAAAAGAGATTACTGGCAAGGTTAAATCGGCAAATGCGGGAGGCTTCAAAAAATTTAGATTTTGAACTGGCGGTAAAAATTAGAGATCAAATTAAGAAATTGTGATTTTATGCCAACGATTTCTTCTTGGTTCACTTTTTTCGAGTCCACCAGAATTCGGATTCTGAGAACAAAGACCGAGGCATTTATTTCTTAAAGCAGCGTTTTTATGACCTAAGCGATTTTCTGGGTCTTTGTGGCTCCAATAATTATAAATTTGTGAACATTTTCGAGAGATAACACCGCCAAAATAACCTTGTTCACTCGTATTGTGACCCATCTTTTCCTCCTTATGCAGTTTCTTACTGACGGATTATACCACATAACCGTAAACCCTTTCTAATCTTTCTCTTTTCTGGTATAATTTTACGTCCTTTATATGCAAGATGAAATTATTATCCGGGGAGCCAGGGTTCATAATCTCAAAAACGTTGATGCAAAGATTCCCAAAAATAAACTCGTCGTTTTTACGGGTTTATCCGGCAGCGGCAAGTCTTCCATGGCTTTTGATACCATTTACGCCGAGGGACAAAGACGCTACGTTGAATCCCTTTCTGCTTATGCCCGGCAATTCTTAGGCGTTATGGATAAACCCGACGTTGATTCTATCGAGGGACTTTCTCCGGCCATTTCGATTGATCAAAAATCCGTCTCTCATAACCCGCGCTCCACGGTCGGAACCGTCACCGAAATTTATGATTATTTAAGGTTGCTTTTTGCCCGCATCGGTCATCCTCATTGTCCGAATTGCGGTCGGGAAATCAGCCAGCAGTCAAGTCAACAGGTTGTTGAACAAACCCTAAGTTTAACCACAAAAATTTTAGACTCAAAAAAACAAGTCCGACTAATGATTCTTTCGCCGGTGGTCAGGGATCGCAGGGGAGAATTTAAGGAACTTTTTAAAAATCTTCAAAGCAAAGGTTTCCAAAAGATAAGAATTGACAAACAAACTTATTCCCTAACAGACGACCTTACCCTTATCAAAACCAATAAACACACGATCGAGGCGGTTATTGACCAGCTGACGATTGATAAAATCCTTCTGCGGCATCAGGATAAATTACTTAATCTTAAAACCCGGTTAAACGACAGTATTGAACAGGCGTTAAAATTAGCCGATGGCTTAGTTATCGTGGCTGAAGTTTTGGATGCTGATTTTAATTTTCCGGAAAAACCCCAAAAATTTGCCGATCATCTTTTTTCCGAACATTTCTCCTGTCCTGTCTGTAACTTAAGTTTACCACCCCTTGAACCCCGAACTTTTTCTTTTAATTCGCCTTACGGCGCCTGTCCTCAATGCTCCGGATTGGGAACTCTTTTGAAAGTTGATGAAACTTTAGTTTTAAATCCCAATTTATCCATTACCGAAGGCGGTCTTCTTCCTTTTGCGAAGGCTTTTTTCCATGAAACTTGGTTTTCCCGAATTATTTTAAACGTCTGTCAAAAACAAAACATCAACCCGCGTTTGCCGCTTTCTTCTTTATCGGCAGAACAAAAAAGAATTCTTCTTTACGGAACCGGGGAGGAAATCCATGTTGTTGAAGGAAAAAATCGTTTCGGCAGTTTAACTCATATCCATGAAACTTTTGCCGGGATTATCTTTGAATTAGAAAGACACTATCGGGAAACCGAATCTGATTATGTGAGGCTTGAAATAGAAAAATACATGCGGCGGGAAATTTGTCCCGAATGCCGGGGCGGAAGACTTAAAAAGGAAGTCCTGTCGATCACGATTAACGGGCAATCAATTATTGAAATCACCAATTTATCAATCAGGGAAGCTTTGTCCTGGATTAACAATCTAAGCCTTCATCTTTCCGTTAGGGAGCAAACCATTGCTCACTTGGTGATCAAGGAAATTAAAACCCGGCTTAGCTTTTTAAACTCGGTCGGTTTGGATTACTTAACCGTCGATCGGGGAACCCAAACCCTAGCCGGTGGGGAAGCCCAAAGAATCAGACTGGCTTCTCAAATCGGTTCCGGACTTTCCGGTGTTTTATATGTTTTAGATGAGCCGTCCATTGGTTTGCATCCAAGGGACAATCACAAGCTCATTGAGACCTTAAGAAATCTTCGCGATTTAGGCAATACCGTTATCGTCGTCGAGCACGACCGGGAGATGATCGAATCCGCCGATTTTATTTTTGATTTTGGGCCGGGTGCCGGTGATCATGGCGGTCAAATTGTGGCGACGGGAACTTTAAACCAGATAAAAAATCATCAAGATTCTTTAACGGGGGCGTATTTGGCGGAAAGGAAAAAGATTAAAGTCGAACCGTCTTCCGCTTCTTCCGCCGCTCATTTTTTAAAAATTAACGGCTGCCAACAGTTTAATCTTAAAAAGATTGATGTCTCTTTTCCTTTAGGCAAGTTTATTTGCGTTACCGGCGTTTCCGGTTCCGGCAAATCAACCCTCATTGTGGAAACCCTTTATCACGCTTTAGCCCAAAAAATTAATCCCTACCATCGGGAAAAACCAGGCAAATTTGAAAGCCTTGAAGGTCTGGATTATGTCAATAAAATTATTTTGATTGATCAGTCGCCGATTGGCCGGACACCAAGATCAAATCCGGTAACTTATACCGGCGCTTTTAATTTTATCCGCGATTTATTCGCTCAAACACCCGAAGCTAAAGTCCGCGGCTATAAAACCGGAAGATTTTCCTTTAATGTTAAGGGGGGAAGATGTGAAGCCTGTGAGGGCGAAGGTCAAATAAAAATCGAGATGCAATTTTTACCCGATGTTTATGTGGATTGCGAAGTCTGCCATGGTCAAAGATATAACCATGAAACTCTCGAAGTCACCTTTAAGGGCAAAAACATCGCCGAAATCTTAGACATGACCGTTGAGGAAGCTTTAGTTTTCTTTACCCATATCCCGACGCTTGTTGATAAACTGCAAACTTTAACCGATGTTGGTTTGTCTTACATGCATTTAGGGCAGCCGGCGCCAACTCTGTCAGGCGGGGAGGCGCAAAGAGTTAAATTGGCCAGTGAGCTTTCCAAGAGAGCCACGGGGAAGACTTTGTATATTTTAGACGAACCTACCACGGGACTTCATTTTGCCGATTTAGAAAAATTGCTCCTGGTTCTCAAACAATTAGTGCAAAAGGGCAATACGGTCGTTATCATCGAACATAATCTTGATGTCATCAAAAACGCCGATTATCTTATTGATTTAGGCCCCGAGGGCGGAGACAAAGGAGGATACTTAGTTGCCAGCGGGACACCTTACGAGGTATCCTTAAAAAGGAAAGAGTCTCAAACAGGCCAATTTCTGGCAAGAATACTTTAGTTTAAAAAAATGATCAAGTTTTTTTTCGTCGTTTTCTCTTTTTTCTTTTCTTTTCTTTTCTTCTTTGCCAAAGACGCCCGGGCTTCTAATGAATTTTCTTCAGCTTATGATCTGACTTTCGAGGTCAAAAATGACGCCAAAACTTTTGTTTTACAAAATATCCATTTAACAAATTTAACGACCAATTATTACGCTTCCGAATACACCCTGATTTTGGGAACCGATAAAATTGAACAAATAGAAGCTTTTGACGGTCAAGGACCATTAAAAATCAAGGTGGAAAAAAATTTCGAGCAAACCAAAATTCATGTTCAATTTAACGAAAAAATTGTCGGTTTGGGGAAAATTTTAAACTGGACTTTAAAATACCAAAGTTTGGAAATTGCCAAAAAATTAGGCAGAATCTGGGAAATTAACATTCCCAGATTGTCTGCCGAAGAGAACCCGACCTTCTATAACGTTTCTCTCCTCGTCCCTCCGGTTTTTAATGAGCCGGCCTATGTTTTCCCGCAGCCTAAAAATCGCTATTACTGGACGCTTCATGAGGGTTCAAAAGACGGGATCAGTCTGGCTTTCGGTGACTGGCAAGGATTTAAATTTGATCTTAATTATCATCTTGAAAATAAGCAACTTCTTTCCGGAAAAACGGAAATTGCTTTACCGGCAGACACACCTTACCAAAAGATAATTCTTAAAAATATTAACCCCAAACCTAAAAAAATCAGGGTTGATCATGATGGCAATTGGTTAGCCGAGTATTTTCTTTTACCCAAACAAAAACTTGACGTTAAGGTTTCCGGTTCGGTGAAGATTTTTGCCCAAGAACAACCCGATTACCCGAAAGACGACGGCGCTTCTGTTTACCATAATTATTTAAAGACGGAAGAATTTTGGGAGCAAAATGAAAAGATAAAAGAGCTTGCTAAGCAATTAAAAACGCCGCGCGAGATCTATGATTACGTTATTAAAACTCTAAATTATGATTACGAACGCGCTAATCAGGAAACCAAGCGTCTGGGAGCGGCGGCAATTTTAACCCAGCCTCAAAAGGCTATTTGTATGGAATTCACTGATCTTTTCATTGCTTTAGCCAGAAGTTCAAATCTTCCCGCGCGTGAAGTTGATGGTTTTGCTTACACCAGCAATTCAAAACTAAAACCTCTGTCTTTAGTCACCGATGTTTTACATTCCTGGCCGGAATATTGGGATAAAGATAAAAATCTTTGGGTGCAAATTGATCCGACCTGGGGGAAAACCAGCCAGATGAATTATTTTGACCGCTTTGATTTTAATCATTTTGCTTTTGTCATCAGGGGTTTAAGTTCTAAAGAACCCTATCCCGCCGGTTCCTATCGAAGCCAAAGTGGCGGTAAAGACGTCCTGGTTGAATTTAGCGATGATATCCCGCAAGAAACGACGCAAAACCCAAAGGTCGAAATCGTTTTCCCCAAAAAATATCTTGCCGGTTTGCCCTTAAAAGGCAAAGTTATTATTTCTAACCCGAACCGGACCGCTCTTTATAATTTAAAACCAAGCCTTAATTCCTCGTTCCAAATCAAGAATCATGATCTTGAAATCCCCATTTTGCCGCCTCAAGCCGAAAAAATCATGGAGATAGAAATTCCTAATAACGATTTTTTCCTTAATGCTTTAGGCTTGGTAACTTTAAGCTTGGATGGCCGACCTTACACGGCCAGGATAAACATTATTTCTTTGCCATTATTAATCATCCCGCTCGTTATTTTAATCGTCAGCTTAGGTTTTCTCCTTTGTCATGTTGGGAAAAAAATATGGACCAGAATCTTTTGAACGACCTAAAAGGTTTGCCACAAACGCCGGGGGTTTATTTGTTTGCCGACAAAGAAAACCAAATTCTTTATGTCGGCAAGGCTCTGAATCTTCAGCATAGAGTCCGAAGTTATAAAAACGTCCTTGACCCAAAAACAAAACTTTTGTTCAGTCAGGTTGCCAAAATCAACCATATCAAAGTCTTTTCGGAATTTGAAGCGCTTTTGCTGGAAAGCTCCTTAATCAAAAAATATCAACCCAAATATAATTTAAGATTAAAAGACGATAAAAGTTTTTTATACATCGCCGTAACGCCGGAAGAATATCCTAAGGTTTTAAGCGTCAGAAAAAACGATTTGACCCAAACCAAATATCTCTTTGGCCCTTTTCCTTCTGCAAAAACCGTTAAAGAGGTTTTGTTTTTTTTAAGAAAGATTTTTCCTTACTGCAGCCAGAAAGGCAAAAACTTAAAACCGTGTTTTTGGCATCATCTAAAACTCTGCGACCCTTGCCCCGGTGAAATTAATAAATTAATTGGGGAAGAAAAGAAAAAACAAAAACAAATTTATCTTCGCAATCTAAAAAATTTGGCGGCTGTTTTATCGGGTGAATCCAAGAACTTAATCAAAAATTTAACCTCGCAAATGCAATTGGCAGCCAAACAACAAAATTTCGAACAGGCCTTAACATTGCGCGATCAAAGAGAAAAACTAAACTGGTTAACCGGTTCTTATTATCGAACCGGTCTTTATTTGGAAAAACCCAATTTTTTTGAAGAAGAACAGCAAAATGAGTTAAAAACTCTGAAAAAATTATTGAAGTTGCCCTCGTTAAAAAAAATTGAGGGTTATGATCTTTCCAATCTTTCCGGTCTTTTTGCCTCCGGCTCAATGGTCGTCTTTGCTGATGGCATCATGGCTCCTGATCAATACCGGCGCTTTAAAATAAAAAGAATCGGTCAGCCTAACGACGTCGGCATGCTCACCGAGGTTTTAACCCGGCGGCTTAAGCATCAAGAATGGACTTATCCAGATTTAATTATGGTTGACGGCGGTCAGACTCAAGTTTCCGCGGCCTTAAAAATCATTAATTTGGCCAATTTAGATATTCCGGTGATCGGCTTAGCTAAAAAAATGGAGCGGATTATCTATAAAGATGGTCTTCTTTGGCGAAAACTAAAATTGGACGAAACCGATGCCGGCCTTAACCTTTTAAAAAGAATCAGAGACGAATCGCACCGTTTTGCTTTAGCTTATCATTTTAAGCTAAGAGAGAAAACTTTGGGTTTGACATAAAATAGGATCTTTGTTAGCATTAAGGGGTTCATGAAGACATTATTAAGGTTATTTCTCTACAGTACCTTTGCTCTGTGGCTGACCCAGGTTGTTTCCGGCGGCTTAAAAATAGCCGGCGGTTTAGAAACGCAAATTATTGCCGGCGCCGCCTTAGCCTTTATTTATCTTTTCGTTAAACCCATCTTAAAACTCTTTTTTTTACCCATCAATCTTCTTTCTTTAGGACTCTTATCTTGGCTTATTAACGTGGCGATTTTATATGTGTTAACCCTGATGGTTCCCCAAATTACCATCTCGGCTTGGCAATTTTCTGGTTTATCTTATCAGGGATTTTCCCTCCCTTCTTATTATTTCAGCCAGACGACTTCTTTTGTGGCCTCCGCTCTTATCTTAAGCTTTTTTATTAATTTTTTAGTTTGGCTTTCTAAATGAATAATCAACCCAAAATTGTCTGCATCGGCGGCGGCACGGGAACTTTTGTTGTCCTAAGGGGCCTTAAATATCATCCTTATAAGCTTTCGGCCATTGTCAGCATGAGTGATTCCGGAGGCAGCAATAAAAGAATCAGAGACGAATTTGGTTTGTTGCCGACTTCTGATTTACGTCAATGTCTGGTGGCTCTTTCCGAGGAAAATGGCGGGGTAGGACTTTTAAGAAAATTGTTCATGTATCGCTTTGAAAAAGGCCAGGGTATTTCCGGAATGACTTTTGGGAATCTTTTCATGGCGGCGCTTGCTGATATTTTAGGCTCCCAGGAAGAAGCCATCAAGCAAACCGGCAAAGTTTTGCGGATTCACGGCACGGTGATTCCGGTCACCTTTACCAAGACGAATTTATACGCTGAATACGAAAATGGTCAAGTTCTTAAAGAAGAGCATCTGATTGATGAACCGCCCCATGATGGCACTTTAAAAATTACCGATATCTACCTTAAACCCAAGGCCAAAGCCAACCCCGAAGCGTTAAATGTGCTCAGGGAAGCCGACCTTATTGTTTTAGGTCCGGGCGATCTTTATACCAGTCTTTTACCTAATTTATTAATTGGCGAAATTTCGAACTCTCTTAAAAAAGCTCGGGGCAAAATTGTTTACGTCATGAATTTAATGACAAAATACGGTCAAACCTATAATTACTCGGCCATGGATCATTTAAGAGTCATTGAGCAATTGATCGGCAAATCTGTCAATTATATTATTTTGAATAACGGGCGTTTAAACGAAACGACTTTAAAGGTCTACGCGAAATATCACGAATCTCCGGTTTTAAACGACTTAAGCGAAAATGACTATTTTAAAATCATTAAAGCTGACGTTGCCAATCGAGGCACTTTTAAGAAGTCTAGGGCCGATGCCTTGGTTCGCAGTTTAATTCGTCATGACAGTAAAAAATTAGCCCAAACGCTTGTTGATATTATTTCATCAGAAAGAGGTAACTTATGAATAACATCCTGTTAATTATCCAAATTATTGTCTCTGTCCTTTTAATTGCCGCCATTTTATTACAAAATAGGGGACAAGGACTCTCGGCAAGTTTTGGCGGCAGCGGCGAATTTTACCGTTCTAAAAGAGGCCTGGAAAAAATTCTTTTTTGGTTGACGGTTATTTTGGTTGGTCTCTTCCTAATAACTTCTCTGGTTAATCTCGTGCTTTAGAATGAGAATATGAAGTTTTTTGTTCGTTATTTACGTTTGTTCTCTTGGTTTGTACGGGCTTTTGTTACTAAACACCGAAGTCTTATCTCTTTTAGTTTTATCGCCGGTTTCTTAATCTTTTTACTTTTTGTGGAACTTTATCCGATTGTCATCAAACCCTTGTTTCACCAAAAAACCAAAGTTATTGCCGTTATCGGTAATTATACCCCAACAACCCTTCCCTCTTATCTTCAAAATCTTATCAGTTTTGGTCTAACTTCCATTGATCAATCAGGCGAAGCAACTTCGTCAATTGCCTTAAATTGGGAAATAAAAGACGACGGCAAAACTTATCTTTTTAAAATTAAAAACGATTTATTTTGGCACGATAAAACAAAGTTTAAAGCTTCTGACATTAATTATAATCTTAAAGATGTCACCTTTGAGTTTATCACTCAAGATCTTCTGAAGATTAGCTTAAAGGAGCCTTTTTCTCCTTTACCAACCATTCTTTCCCGTCCGATTTTTAAACGCGGCTTAGTCGGTTTGGGCCCTTATAAGGTCACGAAAATAAAACTTAAAGGCGATACTTTGCAAAATATGTCCTTAACCCCCTTAACCGCGGATTTTCCTCCGCTTGAGTTTAAGTTTTATTCTACGGAAGCGGCGGCGATAACGGCTTTTAAACTTGGCGAAGTTAATATCCTCGATCGAGTCAGCGACGTCAATGGTTTTAAAAATTGGCCGAATTTAAAGATAAGCTCACAAATTTATGAGAATTACAATATTATTCTTTTTTTCAATACCCGGCTGCCGTTACTCCAAAAAAGAGCCGTTCGCCAAGGTTTGGCTTACGCCGTTCCCTCTTTTTCGCAAGAAACCTCCAACAGTCCTCTTAATCCTCATTCCTGGGCGTATAATCCGAATGTCAAAAATTATTCGCAAAATCAGGAACTGTCTAAAAGTTTATTGATAAAAGAGGGGATCGCCACGGCCTCGGCTAACCTGACCATCTCAACTTTTACTTCCTTTTTGCCTTACGCTCAAAAAATTGCCCAGTCCTGGGATTCCCTGGGCCTAAAAACCAATATCAGGGTCGAAAATTCCGTTCCGGGAAGCTTTGACGTTTTACTCATGAGTCAGGAGATTCCGCCTGACCCCGACCAGTATCACCTCTGGCATTCAACCCAAACCACGAATATCACCGGTTTTGGCAGTCCCAAGATTGATAAACTTTTAGAAGACGGGAGAAAAACGACCGATAAGGAAAAAAGAACGCTAATTTATAAGGATTTTCAGCGTTACTTGCTTGAAGAAGCTCCCGCGGTTTTCCTCTTCCATCCCAAGCTCTACACCATTGAAAGAAGTTAGAAAAGAGCGGTTTGTGAGCAAAACGTCTTTCTGATATAATTCTTTTTGCCTTTGGGCAAGTGGCGAAACTGGCAGACGCGCAGGCTTCAGGAGCCTGTTCCCTTTAACAAGGAATGGAGGTTCGAGTCCTCTCTTGCCCACTTAAGCCGAGGTGGTGAAATCGGTAGACACGCAGCCTTGAGGAGGCTGTACCCTTAAACAAGGTGTGCAGGTTCAAATCCTGTCCTCGGCACAGCATAAGTGGGAGTTCGTTTACCCCGCTGATTGCGGAGCAATTTTGCGGGGAGTCTCCCCGAGAGCACTTAAAATAGAGAATGACCGCTTAGCTCAACGGTGGAGCGCGACATTTACACCGCGCCTGCACTGGCCGGTTAGTTCAGTTGGTAGAACGCCTCGTTTACATCGAGGAAGTCGGAGGTTCGAGTCCTCCATCGGCCACAGTTTCGGCGGGCAGGTCGAAGAGGTTGGTGGTTCGAATCCACCAGCGGTCACCAGAAGCTTATATTTTCGTTTTTTTCCATCGGCGGTAAAGAATAACTCCACCCAAAACCGGCACCCAGATAACCCCATAAACCATAATCCAAATTCCCTTTTCGGCCAAACCTCTTCCGGTATTGATT harbors:
- a CDS encoding GIY-YIG nuclease family protein, translating into MDQNLLNDLKGLPQTPGVYLFADKENQILYVGKALNLQHRVRSYKNVLDPKTKLLFSQVAKINHIKVFSEFEALLLESSLIKKYQPKYNLRLKDDKSFLYIAVTPEEYPKVLSVRKNDLTQTKYLFGPFPSAKTVKEVLFFLRKIFPYCSQKGKNLKPCFWHHLKLCDPCPGEINKLIGEEKKKQKQIYLRNLKNLAAVLSGESKNLIKNLTSQMQLAAKQQNFEQALTLRDQREKLNWLTGSYYRTGLYLEKPNFFEEEQQNELKTLKKLLKLPSLKKIEGYDLSNLSGLFASGSMVVFADGIMAPDQYRRFKIKRIGQPNDVGMLTEVLTRRLKHQEWTYPDLIMVDGGQTQVSAALKIINLANLDIPVIGLAKKMERIIYKDGLLWRKLKLDETDAGLNLLKRIRDESHRFALAYHFKLREKTLGLT
- a CDS encoding phage holin family protein, which encodes MKTLLRLFLYSTFALWLTQVVSGGLKIAGGLETQIIAGAALAFIYLFVKPILKLFFLPINLLSLGLLSWLINVAILYVLTLMVPQITISAWQFSGLSYQGFSLPSYYFSQTTSFVASALILSFFINFLVWLSK
- a CDS encoding YvcK family protein, with product MNNQPKIVCIGGGTGTFVVLRGLKYHPYKLSAIVSMSDSGGSNKRIRDEFGLLPTSDLRQCLVALSEENGGVGLLRKLFMYRFEKGQGISGMTFGNLFMAALADILGSQEEAIKQTGKVLRIHGTVIPVTFTKTNLYAEYENGQVLKEEHLIDEPPHDGTLKITDIYLKPKAKANPEALNVLREADLIVLGPGDLYTSLLPNLLIGEISNSLKKARGKIVYVMNLMTKYGQTYNYSAMDHLRVIEQLIGKSVNYIILNNGRLNETTLKVYAKYHESPVLNDLSENDYFKIIKADVANRGTFKKSRADALVRSLIRHDSKKLAQTLVDIISSERGNL
- the secG gene encoding preprotein translocase subunit SecG, producing MNNILLIIQIIVSVLLIAAILLQNRGQGLSASFGGSGEFYRSKRGLEKILFWLTVILVGLFLITSLVNLVL
- a CDS encoding ABC transporter substrate-binding protein — its product is MKFFVRYLRLFSWFVRAFVTKHRSLISFSFIAGFLIFLLFVELYPIVIKPLFHQKTKVIAVIGNYTPTTLPSYLQNLISFGLTSIDQSGEATSSIALNWEIKDDGKTYLFKIKNDLFWHDKTKFKASDINYNLKDVTFEFITQDLLKISLKEPFSPLPTILSRPIFKRGLVGLGPYKVTKIKLKGDTLQNMSLTPLTADFPPLEFKFYSTEAAAITAFKLGEVNILDRVSDVNGFKNWPNLKISSQIYENYNIILFFNTRLPLLQKRAVRQGLAYAVPSFSQETSNSPLNPHSWAYNPNVKNYSQNQELSKSLLIKEGIATASANLTISTFTSFLPYAQKIAQSWDSLGLKTNIRVENSVPGSFDVLLMSQEIPPDPDQYHLWHSTQTTNITGFGSPKIDKLLEDGRKTTDKEKRTLIYKDFQRYLLEEAPAVFLFHPKLYTIERS